A region from the Candidatus Paceibacterota bacterium genome encodes:
- a CDS encoding alanine--tRNA ligase, which produces MTSKEVRNRFLAFFEKRGHAILPSASLVPENDPTVLFNTAGMQPLVPYLMGRPHPLGDKLANIQKCVRTGDIDDIGDNTHLTFFEMMGNWSLGSYFKEDAIKWSFELLTSKEEGFGLDPKRLYVTVFAGDENADRDEEAASIWESVGVPRHRIYFKDATANWWPAVKGKDTWTGPTGPCTEMFYDLTVEGLGDLTPEEYNQADEEQKLVEIWNDVFMEFEKKEGKIVRKLEKKNVDTGSGLERISAVLQKKSNVFDTDVFKPIMHVAKELTSDIRKQRIISDHIRTATFMIADGVIPANTDQGYVLRRIIRRMVFNTDSKTLSQTHIERLVTILTQNYGEFYPNIENNGAVIVAEIAKEAEKFTKALDQGMKEFEKISKENISGIDAFTLFSSYGFPVDLTIELAKAKGVSVDKDGFDLELKKHQDLSRVGSEKKFKGGLGGTSPMEVRFHTATHLLNAALRNILGDHVSQRGSNITPERLRFDFSHTDKLSPEQKTAVETLVNGWITQELDVTHEEMNKDVALESGATHAFGDKYGDVVTVYTIGPVNSPISKEFCGGPHVTNTRELGIFSILKEEAVASGVRRIKAVLK; this is translated from the coding sequence ATGACATCTAAAGAAGTACGAAACCGGTTCTTGGCTTTTTTTGAAAAACGCGGACATGCAATATTACCGTCTGCGTCGTTAGTGCCTGAAAACGACCCAACAGTTCTCTTCAATACTGCTGGTATGCAGCCATTGGTTCCATATCTTATGGGAAGACCGCATCCACTAGGAGACAAACTCGCAAATATTCAGAAATGTGTCCGAACAGGTGACATTGATGATATTGGAGACAATACCCACTTAACATTTTTTGAAATGATGGGTAACTGGTCTTTAGGCAGCTATTTTAAAGAAGATGCTATTAAATGGAGCTTCGAACTCCTTACATCTAAAGAGGAAGGTTTTGGTCTTGATCCAAAACGCTTGTACGTAACAGTATTTGCAGGTGATGAGAATGCTGATCGTGATGAAGAAGCTGCAAGCATCTGGGAGTCCGTTGGTGTTCCACGACACAGAATATATTTTAAAGATGCAACCGCTAACTGGTGGCCAGCTGTAAAAGGAAAAGACACATGGACAGGCCCAACAGGACCTTGCACTGAGATGTTTTACGACCTAACAGTGGAAGGTTTGGGTGATTTAACGCCTGAGGAATATAACCAAGCTGACGAAGAACAAAAACTTGTCGAGATCTGGAACGATGTGTTCATGGAATTTGAAAAAAAAGAAGGAAAGATTGTTCGAAAGCTTGAAAAGAAAAATGTTGATACTGGATCAGGGCTAGAACGTATTTCCGCAGTACTGCAGAAAAAATCAAATGTCTTTGATACTGATGTGTTTAAACCAATCATGCACGTTGCCAAAGAACTTACAAGCGATATCCGAAAACAACGTATCATTTCAGACCATATTCGCACGGCAACATTCATGATTGCTGATGGTGTAATTCCTGCAAATACAGATCAAGGATATGTTCTACGTAGGATTATCCGTCGTATGGTGTTTAATACTGACTCAAAAACACTCTCCCAGACACATATCGAACGGTTGGTGACCATTCTTACTCAAAACTACGGTGAGTTTTATCCAAACATCGAGAACAATGGCGCTGTAATTGTTGCCGAGATCGCAAAAGAAGCAGAGAAATTCACAAAAGCACTTGATCAGGGAATGAAAGAGTTTGAAAAGATTTCTAAAGAGAATATTTCCGGTATAGATGCGTTCACTCTTTTCTCAAGCTATGGATTTCCAGTCGATTTAACAATTGAGCTAGCCAAGGCAAAAGGAGTCTCTGTTGATAAAGATGGATTTGATCTTGAACTTAAAAAACACCAAGATCTGTCACGAGTTGGTTCTGAGAAAAAATTTAAAGGAGGTCTCGGTGGCACAAGCCCTATGGAAGTGCGCTTTCACACAGCAACACATTTACTCAACGCTGCACTTAGAAACATATTAGGTGACCATGTGAGCCAACGTGGAAGCAATATCACTCCAGAACGACTACGTTTTGACTTCTCTCATACAGATAAACTTTCTCCTGAACAGAAAACTGCAGTTGAAACACTAGTCAACGGGTGGATCACGCAAGAACTAGACGTGACTCACGAAGAAATGAATAAGGATGTTGCACTTGAAAGTGGTGCAACACATGCATTTGGGGATAAATATGGTGATGTAGTCACCGTTTACACAATTGGACCCGTAAACTCTCCGATAAGTAAAGAATTTTGTGGCGGACCTCATGTTACAAACACACGTGAACTTGGAATATTTTCAATTCTCAAAGAAGAAGCAGTTGCCTCAGGTGTCCGCAGAATAAAAGCAGTGCTTAAGTAG